Part of the Permianibacter fluminis genome, GATCGCATTGGCCCCGGACGACGATGCCTCGTTTCAGGCAATACCTTGTTTCAGGCAATACCTTGCTTCAGGCAATACCTTGCTTCAGGTAGCGACCGCCTGAGTCGGGTGATGAAACCAGACTGACATCAGCGCTGTGTGCCGGGCCGGCTTTGTTTTCTTGTCATGGCCTTGGCGACAGCGGCGTCACGGACAGTATAGGCGCTCGGGCGCTTGGTCCGGGGTATCAACAGCAATGGCGTGGTGCCCAGCACACGCGCGGCCGGTTATGAAAACGCAGCAAAGGCCGGCGCAGTTTGCGGACAGGACCTTAAGCACGGATTAATGTGCTGCGTGCTGGCTACGGCCCGACCCTTTTTCAGCGCTGGCAGAAGAGCAATTCGACCGGCAGGCCCGGCTCGACAAACAGCAGGGCATGTTGATCAAACTGCGCGCCGAGCTGGCGAGCCTGTTGTCGCGTGATTGTCAGGATGAGGAAGCCCGGCTCCGGTGGCCATGCCGGCATGGTTGGCGTGCTGTAGCCGACGCCGGGGAAATAACGCAGTTTGCGGGCGAGCAGAAGCTGTTCCAGCGCGGCATTGCGGCTGCGGTTGATGGCCGCAGGCAGTTGCCTGGAGCAGGGGTTGCAGGCGCTGATAAACGCGGCGCTTGTGCTGTGCTCGGCGTGGAGCAAGGCATCCATTGCTGGTGAATGTTTGCCAATTTGCAGCACGCAGGCATCGCCCGGCATGGCAATGCGGTAATGGCTGTCGAGATAGGCTTGCAGCAGTTCTGGTGCGAGCATGGTGACAATCGTTGCGAAGGTGAAACGTGGTGCGGTCGTGGCTGACGAAGTTTGCCGTGGATGCACCGGTGTAGGTCGAATAAACCGCTTTGATAACGAAAACGGTTGGGTTCGCCAAAACCCGGTATCGACCGCCTGACCGGGCAAACAGTGTGGCAAGAATTGCCTTTTTTTGACCAAAAACAAAACGGCCACCGGGGAGGTGGCCATCGTTTCACAGAGAAGGATTCTTGCGAAAACTGCCAAGGCGCTGATGCGACTGTGCAGTGAAGAAAAATGGTCGGAGTGACAGGATTCGAACCTACGACCCCCACGTCCCGAACGTGGTGCTCTACCAAGCTGAGCTACACTCCGACTGTCTTCATTCCATTGAAGATCGACAACTTCAAGGTTTTCCGGGAAAAAACCTCAGCTGCGACGGCTTACTGCGTAATCGGCTACCGTCAACAGCGCTTCGCGCCAGGGCGAAGGCCGCATATTCTGCAAAACCTCCTTCGCTTTTGCAACGGCTTTTTGCGCGGCGGCGAAAGTGTGTTCAATTGCACCGGTTTCTTTCAGTGCTTGCTGAATCGCTGCAAGCTGCTCGGTACCACCGTGTTCGATTGCGTCGCGGATCAGTTGCACCTGTGCTGGCGTGCCATGCGCCATGGCGTGCAGAAGTGGCAGCGTCGGTTTGCCTTCGGCCAGATCATCACCGACGTTTTTGCCAAGTTCGCCACTGTCGCCGGCGTAATCCAGCGCGTCGTCAACCAGCTGGAAGGCAATACCCAGTTGCAGGCCATAGGTCGCCAGCGCTTCTTCTTCGTCCTGGCTGGCGCCGGCCAGCACGGCCGCCAAACGGGTGGCGGCTTCGAACAGAATCGCGGTCTTGGCGTGAATGACCTGGTAGTAACGCTCGCTGGTCACGTCCGGGTCGTTGCAGTTCATCAACTGCAGCACTTCACCTTCGGCGATCAGGTTGGTGGTGGTCGACAGGATGTCCATCACCCGCATCAGGCCGACGTCAACCATCATCTGGAAGGCGCGCGAATACAGGTAATCGCCGACCAGCACCGCCGCTTCGTTGCCGAACATGGCGTTGGCGGTCTGGCGGCCGCGGCGCATATCGGAGGCATCGACGACGTCGTCATGGAGCAGGGTGGCGGTATGGATGAACTCGATGACGGCAGCCAGCGTGTGATGGTGCTGGCCTTGATAGCCAATGGCCCGGGCCGCCAGCAGCAGCAGCATGGGCCGTAGCCGTTTGCCACCGCTATTGATGATGTAGTGGCCAATCTGGTTTACGAGTACAACTTCGGATTGCAGCCGGCGCAGAATCAGGGCGTCGGTGGCGGCCATGTCGTCCTTGACCAGCGCGCGTACTTCATTGATATCCATGCGAAGAGCCTTGTCGGCGCGGTCGGGTAAAAAGGTGGCGTCATGCTAGTGACCGGCGCGTCGACCTGCAAGCAGGGCTGGTTTCAGTCCGCCGCATCGCTGGAATTGAGGCTTTTCTGGCTGCAAAAGCGCCAATTGACTTGCGGGCAGGGTGGCCTTGCGGCTAGAATTCGCGCCCCTCGCGGGCTCCAAGTGCGACGACCATCCGGTCCAAGCCGCCTGACCGAGTCTCCCAGATACAAAAAGACTGGAGTTAGTCATGTACGCAGTAATCATCAGCGGTGGTAAGCAACACCGCGTGCAAGAAGGCGAAGTGCTTCGCCTGGAACTGCTCGAAGGCGCCACTGGCACCAAAATCGAGTTTGACCAAGTGCTGATGGTCGCCAAAGACGGCGATCTGAAAATCGGCCAGCCGCTGGTTGCCGGCGCTAAGGTCACCGCGGAAATCCTGGATCACGGTCGTCACGACAAAGTGCGCATCCTGAAATTCCGTCGCCGCAAGCACCACATGAAGCGTCAGGGCCACCGTCAGTGGTTCACTGAAGTCAAAATCACGGGCATCAAGGCTTAAGTTGCAGGAGTAGAACCAAATGGCACATAAGAAGGGTGTATCCAGTTCCCGCAACGGTCGTGAGTCCCATTCCAAGCGTCTGGGTGTGAAGGTGTTCGGCGGCCAGGAAGTCGTTGCCGGTAACATCATCATTCGTCAACGCGGTACCGAATTCCACGCCGGCGAAAACGTCGGTATGGGCCGTGACCACACGTTGTTCGCGCTGACCAACGGCAAGGTTGCCTTCGTTGAGAAAGGCAAGCCGACTCGTCGTTACGTCACCGTGCTGTCGGCCTGAGACGGCCTGCAGCAGTGAACAAGGCCCCGCAATGCGGGGCTTTGTTTTTGTTGAAAGATTGACAAGTGAAAGTACGGGCGCTGACTCAGCGAGCTGGTTCCAGTACTAGAATTCGAGCGCGGCGCCGGTAGCGCCACCAAATGGGTTAAGGGAACGAGTCATGAAGTTTGTCGATGAGGTCACCATCACCGTTAAAGCCGGCGACGGTGGCAACGGTGTTGCCTCGTTCCGCAAGGAAAAGTTTGTTCGCTGGGGCGGCCCGGACGGCGGTGACGGTGGCGACGGCGGCAACGTCTGGCTGGAGGCGACCGACTCGGTCAACACCCTGGTCGACTACCGTTATGTCCGCCGCTATGACGCCATCCGTGGCGAAAACGGCGGCTCGCGGGATTGCACCGGCCACAAGGGCGAAGACGTGACCCTGCGGGTGCCGGTCGGTACCCGGGTCATGGATGACACCACCGGCGAGCTGATTGGCGACCTGACCAAACCCGGTCAGCGGCTGCTGGTCGCCAAGGGCGGCTGGCATGGCCTCGGCAACACCCGCTTCAAGTCTTCCATTAACCGCGCTCCGCGTCAGACCACCAAAGGAAAACCCGGCGAACTCAGAGAGTTACGCATGGAAATTCAGGTGTTGGCTGATGTTGGCTTGCTCGGTTTGCCAAACGCCGGCAAGTCCACGCTGATCCGCGCCGTCTCGGCCGCCAAGCCGAAAGTCGCCGACTATCCGTTCACCACCTTGATCCCGAATCTGGGCGTCGTCCGGGTCCGAGGCGAGAAGAGCTTTGTCGTCGCCGACATCCCAGGCGTCATTGAAGGCGCGGCCGAAGGTGCCGGCCTCGGCATCAAGTTCCTCAAGCATTTGAGCCGCTGCCGCATCTTGCTGCATCTGGTTGATATCGCGCCGCTGGATGAGTCGGATCCGGTCTATCACGCCAACGCCATCGTTCAGGAGCTCGGCAAGTTCAGCCCGCAACTGGCGGAAAAGCCGCGCTGGTTGGTGCTGAACAAACTGGATCTGCTGCCGACGCCGGAAGAGGCCGAGGCCCGCTGCCAGGACATCATCGACCGACTGGGGTGGACCGGGCCGGTGTTCAAGATTGCCGGCATCAACAAAACCGGTACCGAAGAGCTGTGCTTCAAGATCATGGATTACCTCGACAGCCTGCCGAAAGAAGCGCCGTCGGCTGCCATTGCCGCCGAAGAGATTCCCTGGGAGCTCAAGCAGCGACCGGAGCCGACCCCGGACGAGATCGAGGAATGGGATGACCCGGAATGGGCTGACGCCGAGTGGGCCGACGAGGCTGATCTGGACGAAGGCGACGCAGATGATTTCGACGACGAGGACGACGAACCCGAGCAGAAGGCCTGACTCACTGGCCTGTCCGGGGACATTCAGCTGCTGGCGGAAGGCGGGCAGCTGAACGTTCGCGGGCCTGAGTCAGCCGGTCGTTCAGAGAAAGCGCCTGCAGCGCCCAGGTTCAGCTGATAAAAGCCCAGCCAATAAAAAACTCAGCAAATAAAAAACCCGGCAGCGCCGGGTTTTTTATTGCAGGTCCGCTAGCGGACCCAGCCAGACCGATTAGGCCATGGCCTTGATATGACCAGCCAGACGGCTCTTGTGACGAGCGGCCTTGTTGGCGTGGATCAGACCCTTGCCAGCAGCGCTGTCGATGATCGGCTGAGCACTGGTGAAAGCGGCTTGGGCAGCAACTTTGTCACCGGCTTCAATCGCCTTGATCACTTTCTTGATGTACGTGCGCAGCATGGAACGCTGGGCAGTGTTGCGCTGACGGGCGTTCTCGGCCTGGCGTGCGCGCTTTTTGGCAGACTTGATGTTGGCCAAGGTCCTGACTCCTGAAAACTCGGTAAAGCGACCGGAAAATCGGTTCCACTCGTGGAAGGGCGCGAAATATGCCCAAAAACCGAGCCCAAGTCAAATACTACAAAGGCTTAGCAGCGATATTTCCCTGCAATTCCCCGGTCATGCCCGTAGCCGCTGACCGGGCCGGGCGCTAACATGCGCGCCTTTGTCGCAAGGAAGGCATATCGATGGCTGGCCATCTGCTCCGATCCGGTTCCATCGTCAGCGCCATGACGCTGATTTCGCGTGTGCTGGGTCTGGCTCGGGAAGTCGTGGTCGCCAATCTGATGGGCGCCGGCATGGCGGCCGATTTGTTCTTTGTCGCTCAGAAAATCCCCAACTTCCTGCGCCGCTTGTTCGCCGAAGGGGCGTTCTCGCAAGCCTTTATTCCGGTGCTGTCGGAATACGAAACAAAACGCTCGCGGGCAGATGTGCTGATGCTGCTCAACAAGGTCTCCGGCACGCTCGGGTTGATCCTGCTGGCGTTGACTGTGGTCGTGGTTGTGGCCGCGCCGGCGGTGATGACGGTCTATGCACCGGGCTTTCGCAACGAGCCGGGCAAGTTTGAGCTGGCCACCACGCTGCTGCGGATTACCTTTCCTTATCTGTTGTTCATTTCGCTGACCGCGTTTGCCGGCTCGGTGCTGAACAGCATCGGCAAATTTGCCGTGCCGGCGATCACGCCGGTCTTCCTCAGCATTTGCCAAATCATTGCCGCGCTGGCGGTAGCGCCGGGCCTTGAAGCCCAGTCGATGGCACTGGCCTGGTCGATCTTCGTCGCCGGTCTGGTCCAGCTGGCGTTCAACCTGCCGTTCCTGTGGAAAGAGGGCTTGTTGCCACGGCCGCAATGGGGCTGGAAAGACGAGGGTGTGCAGCGCATTTTGAAGCTGATGGTACCGGCGATGTTTGCGGTGTCGGTCACCCAGACCAGCCTGCTGCTCGACGTCGTGTTCGTCAGCTTCCTGCAGGAAAAGAGCGTGTCCTGGCTGTATTACGCCGATCGCCTGCTGGAGTTTCCGCTCGGCATTTTTGGTATCGCCATAGCGACCGTGGTGTTGCCGAGCCTGTCGCGCCAGCACGCCGCCGAAGATGCCGCCGACTTCAACAAGACCATGGATTGGGGGCTGCGTCTGCTGGTCTTCATTGGCCTGCCGGCAACGCTGGGCCTCATCCTGCTGTCGGATGGTCTGGTCACCACCATTTATCAGCGCGGCGCTTTTACGCCGGCAGATGTCTACCAGGTCCGCTGGGCGCTGATTGCCTATTCCATCGGTTTGCTGAGCTTCATGTCGGTCAAGGTCTTGGCGACCGGCTTCTTTGCCCGGCAGAACTCCCGGACGCCGGTGCGCATTGCCATCATCTCTGTGGTGTTCAACATGATCTGCAATGCCATCCTGATCTGGCCATTTGAATTCGTTGGTCTGGCGCTCGCCACCACCGTATCCAGCAGTCTCAATGCCTTTCTTTTGTACCGCGGTCTGCGCCGCTCCGGCGGCTATCAACCGCAGCCGGGCTGGGCGCGCTGGTGGCTGAAGGTCTTGCTGGCCTGCGCCGTCATGTCGGCGCTGCTGCTGGCGCTGCATCCCGGTACCGAGCGCTGGCTGGCCAGTGGCAGCTTGGCGCGAATCGGTTGGCTGGTGATGCTGGTCACCGTGGGCGGTGCCGGTTATTTGTTGACCTTGCTGGGCCTCGGGGTTCGCTTGCGGCATCTGAAGGGCCACGCCTGAGTCGCCGGCTATCTCTGACAACCCGCGGCAACGCCGACTCGGGTATACTCCATCCCCTTGATTTGACGGGGCTTTTGACGGGATAAACAGCGGTGGAACGGGCAGGGGTGGAACAGGCGTCGCCGATGTTGTTGTTGCGCGGTCATTCGCGACCGCCTGCCAATTGGTCAGGCTGTGTCGCCACCATCGGCAATTTTGACGGTGTGCACCTCGGTCACCAGGCTCTGCTGCAACGCCTGCAGCAGGAAGGGACCCGCCGGCAGTTGCCGACACTGGTGGTGCTGTTCGAGCCGCATCCGCAGGAATTTTTCTGCAGTACCGAACGACCGGCACCGGCACGTTTGCTGACCCTGCGCGAAAAACTGGCGTGCTTGCGCGAGCAGGGGATCACCGCCGTGCAATTGCTGCGCTTCAATTCGGCGCTGGCATCGCTGGCGGCGGAAGATTTCATTTCGGTTTATCTGCAGCAACGGTTAAACGTACAGCATCTGGTGATTGGCGATGATTTTCGTTTCGGTCATCAGCGTCGTGGTGATTTCGCCATGCTGCAAGCGGCGACCTCGTTCAGTTGCGAGGCCAGTGCCACAGTAGTCAGTGACGGTGAGCGGGTCAGCAGCACCGCAGTGCGGCAGGCATTGGCGAGCGAGCAGTTTGCTCGTGCCGCGCGCTTGCTCGGCCGGCCTTACACGTTTTCCGGCAAGGTGGCGCATGGCGATGCCCGTGGCCGATTGCTCGGTTTCCCGACGGCCAACTTGCGTTTGCACCGGCGCGTATTGCCGCTGCACGGCGTGTTCGCGGTGCATGTGCATGGTCTGGGGCCCAAACCGCTGCCGGGCGTTGCAAACATTGGCAATCGGCCGACGGTCGGTGGCACCGAACCGCGCTGCGAAACACACCTTTTGGATTTTTCCGGTGATCTCTACGGTCGCCAGATTTCGGTAGAGCCGCTGCGCAAATTGCGCGGCGAGCAGCGCTTTGATGGTCTCGATGCGCTGCGGGCACAGATTGCCCGCGATGCCGAGCAGGCCAGACAGTTTTTTGCTGGCGCCTGAACAGGTGTCGGCGGTCATATTGTTGCGGTATTTCTTTCAGGACTAGCAGACGATGGCGGATTACAAACACACATTAAACCTGCCGACCACGGATTTCCCGATGAAGGCCGATCTGGCCAAACGGGAACCGGGCATGCTGCAACGCTGGCATGAGCAAAAGCTGTATGAGCAGATTCGGACGGCCCGCAAAGGCAAGCCGAAATTCATTCTGCACGACGGCCCGCCCTACGCCAATGGCAACATTCATATCGGTCATGCAGTCAACAAAGTCCTGAAAGACATCGTGGTCAAAAGCAAAACGCTGAGTGGCTTTGATGCGCCCTATGTGCCGGGCTGGGATTGCCATGGTCTGCCGATTGAACTGAACGTGGAAAAGAAAGTCGGCAAAGCCGGCGTAAAAGTCACCACCGGTGAATTCCGTCAGCAATGCCGCGATTACGCGGAAAGCCAAATCGACGCCCAGCGCAAGGATTTCATCCGCTTGGGTGTGCTCGGCGACTGGTTCAACCCTTACAAAACCATGGCGTTTGATTTTGAAGCGAACGCCATCCGCACGCTGGGCAAGATCATCAGTAACGGCCATTTGCACAAAGGCTACAAGCCCGTGCACTGGTGTTTTGATTGCGGCTCGGCCCTGGCCGAAGCGGAAGTCGAATACGAAGACAAAACCTCGCCCGCCATCGATGTGGCATTCCCGGTGCTCGATCCGGATGTGCTGTTCGCCCGTTTGCACAGCGTGCCGGGTCATCACGGCGAAGGCGTGCTGTCCGTTGTGATCTGGACCACCACGCCGTGGACCTTGCCGGCCAACCAGGCTGTGGCGTTGAACGCTGCACTGGAATACGTCGTCGTGCAAGTAGAGCGCGATGGCCGCAAAGAGCGGCTGGTGCTTGCCGATGGCCTGCTGAAAGATTGCATGGATCGTTATGGCATCGAGCATTACCACGTGCTCGGTTATGGCAAAGGCGAAGCGCTGGAAGGACTGAAGCTTCAGCATCCGTTTTATCCGCGCGAAGTGCCGGTGATTGTCGGTGACCACGTGTCGCTGGATGCCGGTACCGGCTGTGTGCACACCGCGCCGGGTCACGGTCAGGAAGACTATGCGGTCGGTTTGAAATATGGCTTGTCGGTCGAACACAAAGTGGGTGCCAATGGTGTGTTTGCCGCTGACTTGCCGCTGTTCGGCGGCCAGCATGTCAGCAAGGCCAATGACGCCATCATTGAGCATCTGAAACTCGAAGGCCGCTTGCTGAAGCATTTTGCGTTGCGGCACAGCTATCCCCATTGCTGGCGCCACAAGACGCCGGTGATTTTCCGGGCGACACCGCAGTGGTTCATCTCGATGGATCAGAAAGGTTTGCGCAAGCAAGCGCTGAGTGAAATCAAGCAGGTGCAATGGGTGCCGGAGTGGGGCGAGCAGCGCATCTCGGCGATGATCGAAAATCGCCCGGACTGGTGTATCTCGCGTCAGCGCACCTGGGGCATTCCGTTGCCGCTGTTTGTGCACAAAGAGAGCCAGGAAATTCATCCGCGCTGGCTGGAGCTGTTGGAGCAGGTCGCCAAGAAAGTCGAGCAGGGTGGCATTCAGGCCTGGTTTGATTTGCCAGTAGAAGAACTGCTTGGCAGCGACGCCGAGCATTATTTGAAGTTGAGCGATACGCTCGACGTCTGGTTTGACTCCGGCGTGACCCATGCGTGTGTGGTGGCAACCCGTCCTGATCTGGGTGGCACGGCTGATCTGTATCTGGAAGGTTCGGATCAACACCGCGGTTGGTTCCATAGCTCACTGCTGACCGGCGTTGCGCTGAATAACAAAGCACCGTACAAGGCGGTGCTGACTCACGGCTTCACCGTCGATGGCAAGGGCGAGAAGATGTCGAAGTCGAAAGGCAACGTCGTCGCGCCGCAGGAAGTCATCGATCAAATGGGCGCTGATGTTCTGCGACTGTGGGTGGCATCAACCGATTATCGTGGCGAGATTGCGGTTTCGAAAGAAATTCTGAATCGCACCGCCGACAGTTATCGACGGATCCGCAACACCGCGCGATTCTTCCTGGCCAACTTGCATGGTTTCAATCCGCAAACCGATTTGCTGCCGGCCGAGCAAATGCTGCCGCTGGATCGTTGGGCCGTTGATTGCGCTTACCGCTACCAGCAAGACATTCAAACAGCCTACGACCGTTACGAGTTCTGGAACGTCTCGCAGGCCGTGCATCACTTCTGCGCAGTGGATATGGGCGCGTTCTATCTCGATATCATCAAAGACCGGCAGTACACCGCCAAGGCGGGCTCGCGGGCGCAGCGTTCCTGCCAGACCGCGTTGTTCCACATTGTTCAGGCCATGGTGCGTTGGATTGCGCCGGTGTTGTCGTTTACCGCAGACGAAATCTGGCAAGCGATTCCCGGCCAGAAAGGCGAAGTATTGGCCGCCGACTGGTACAGCGGTTTGTTCAGCGCGGAGCAGGATGCCATCAGTCGCGCCGACTGGGCAGAAGTGCTGAAGGTCAAGGATGCGGTCAACAAAGCCATTGAGGAAGCGCGCAAGAGCACCGATATGGGCGGCTCGCTGGAAGCCGAAGTGGATGTCTATGCCGACGACACGCTGTTCCCGATTCTGAAGAGCCTCGGTGCCGATCTGCGTTTTGTCCTGATCACGTCGCGGGCTGACATTCATGTGATGTCAGGTGCACCGGCGACTGCGCAGGCAACTGACGTCGCCGGCATCAAGCTGGTGCTGCACAAGTCGGTGCACGCCAAGTGTGCACGCTGCTGGCATCGCCGTCCGGATGTCGGCAGTCATCCTGCGCATCCTGAACTTTGTGGTCGCTGCGTTGAAAACGTCGACGGCAATGGCGAAACCCGGCAGGTTGCATAAATGAAGAATAGTGCAGGTGGTTTGGCCAATTTTCGCTGGTTGTTGGTTGCATTGCTGGTACTGGTGCTGGATCAGTGGACCAAGCATTTGGCGGTCGCCAATCTGGTGATGTACGAACCGGTGCCGCTGATGCCGTACTTCAATCTGATGTTGGCCCACAATACCGGCGCTGCGTTCAGCTTTCTGGCTGACGCCGGCGGCTGGCAGCGCTGGTTTTTTGTCGCGCTGACCACGGTCATCAGTGTGGTGCTGCTCAGTTGGTTGTATCGGCTGCCGCGCCCGCAAAAGCTGTTGCCGATTGCCTTGGTGCTGGTGCTCGGTGGTGCCATCGGCAACGTTTATGACCGGATGATGTACGGCTATGTCATCGACTTCATCGATTGGTACGTGGGCGATCATCATTGGCCGGCGTTCAACATTGCCGATTCGGCCATATGTGTCGGCGCGGCCTTGTTGATACTGGACAGTTTTTTCAAGCCGAAAGAGCAGGGTAAATGACTATGCAAGTGCAACCGGGTGATGCCGTACTGGTGCATGTCAATTTGTTGTTGGCCGATGGCTCGGTAGCGGAAAGCTCGCGCGCCAATGGCAAGCCGGCCAAGTTCCAGCTGGGTGATGGCAGTTTGAGTGAAGCCATTGAACACCAGTTGCTGGGACTCGCTGTCGGTGACAAAAAGAAATTCACCGTTGCGGCCGAAGAGGGGTTTGGCGAGCGCCAGACCGGCTTGATTCAGTTTCGTCAGCGCCATGAATTTCCGTCTGATATGGAAATCGCTGAGGGCGTCATCATCGTGTTCACGCTACCGAATGGTGCCGAGATGCCGGGTGTGGTGCGAGAGCTGAATGGCGACTCCGTCACGGTCGATTTCAATCATCCGCTCGCCGGCAAGGCGCTGACGTTTGATCTGGAAGTGGTTGCCATCAATCCGTAAGTTTGGCGAGCGGCTCACTCCGTTCACCCGGTAACAGCAGAGGTTTGGGAATGGATATTTTATTGGCCAATCCGCGCGGTTTTTGCGCCGGCGTTGACCGCGCCATCGAGATTGTCAAACGTGCCATCGAAATTTTCGGCGCGCCGATTTATGTCCGACATGAAGTCGTGCACAACCGCTTTGTTGTCGAAGATCTGCGTCAGCGTGGCGCGATTTTTGTCGAAGAGTTGCATGAAGTGCCGGCCGGCGCCACCGTCATTTTCAGTGCCCACGGTGTTTCTCAGGCGGTGCGCGATGAAGCGAAAGCGCGTGGCTTCCAGGTGTTCGATGCGACCTGTCCGCTGGTGACCAAGGTGCACATGGAGGTTGCCCGCATTGCCCGGAAAGGCGACGAGTGCGTGCTGATCGGCCACAAGGGCCATCCGGAAGTCGAAGGCACCATGGGTCAGTATGACAATCCGGCCGGCGGCATCTATCTGGTCGAGTCGGTTGATGACGTCCAGACCCTGCAGGTCAAAAATCCCGAGCGGTTGCATTATTCGACCCAGACCACGCTGTCAGTCGACGAAACCCGCGACATCATGGCGGCGTTGCGGGAGCGCTTTCCGGCCATCGAAGGGCCGCGCAAAGACGACATCTGCTATGCCACCCAGAACCGTCAGGATGCCGTCCGCGAGCTGGCCGCTCAGGCTGATCTGGTACTGGTGGTAGGTTCCAGAAACAGCTCCAACTCCAATCGCCTGCGCGAACTGGCTGAGAAAGATGGGGTGCGTTCGTACCTGATCGACGGTGCCGATGACATCGACGCTGCCTGGCTGGATGGGGTTGCCCGAGTTGGCGTCACCGCCGGCGCATCAGCCCCCGAACTCTTGGTCCGGCAGGTCGTCGACCGGCTGACCGCACTGGGCGGTCGTGCGGTTAGCGAACAATCCGGAAAAATCGAAGACATCACCTTCGCGCTGCCGCTCGAGCTGCGCTAAACCTTCATCGCTGGCGCGGGAATGTGAACCGCGCCACATCCCCCAAGCGCCCGTCGCCGTTGGTCGGCAGCGGGCGCTAACCTGTCGGCCTTCGCTAGGTACTGGCCTTTCCCAGTGCTATCACTACCACATCCGAAAAAGGGAGGCGTTTCTGTGAAGAACGCAAATCGCGGTTTCACCATGATTGAGCTGTTGATTGCGCTGGCCATCATGGCCATTGGCGCGACACTGGCGACACCGCTTATCACTTCGTTGATTGAAAGCTCTCGGCTGAGCTCCGTTGCCAACGACATTGTCGAAACAATGGCCATTGCGCGGTCCGAGGCCATCAAGCAGGGGCGAGATATCCAGATTGTCCCAGTTGATGGCTCTG contains:
- a CDS encoding DUF3293 domain-containing protein, with the translated sequence MLAPELLQAYLDSHYRIAMPGDACVLQIGKHSPAMDALLHAEHSTSAAFISACNPCSRQLPAAINRSRNAALEQLLLARKLRYFPGVGYSTPTMPAWPPEPGFLILTITRQQARQLGAQFDQHALLFVEPGLPVELLFCQR
- the ispB gene encoding octaprenyl diphosphate synthase, giving the protein MDINEVRALVKDDMAATDALILRRLQSEVVLVNQIGHYIINSGGKRLRPMLLLLAARAIGYQGQHHHTLAAVIEFIHTATLLHDDVVDASDMRRGRQTANAMFGNEAAVLVGDYLYSRAFQMMVDVGLMRVMDILSTTTNLIAEGEVLQLMNCNDPDVTSERYYQVIHAKTAILFEAATRLAAVLAGASQDEEEALATYGLQLGIAFQLVDDALDYAGDSGELGKNVGDDLAEGKPTLPLLHAMAHGTPAQVQLIRDAIEHGGTEQLAAIQQALKETGAIEHTFAAAQKAVAKAKEVLQNMRPSPWREALLTVADYAVSRRS
- the rplU gene encoding 50S ribosomal protein L21, yielding MYAVIISGGKQHRVQEGEVLRLELLEGATGTKIEFDQVLMVAKDGDLKIGQPLVAGAKVTAEILDHGRHDKVRILKFRRRKHHMKRQGHRQWFTEVKITGIKA
- the rpmA gene encoding 50S ribosomal protein L27, yielding MAHKKGVSSSRNGRESHSKRLGVKVFGGQEVVAGNIIIRQRGTEFHAGENVGMGRDHTLFALTNGKVAFVEKGKPTRRYVTVLSA
- the cgtA gene encoding Obg family GTPase CgtA codes for the protein MKFVDEVTITVKAGDGGNGVASFRKEKFVRWGGPDGGDGGDGGNVWLEATDSVNTLVDYRYVRRYDAIRGENGGSRDCTGHKGEDVTLRVPVGTRVMDDTTGELIGDLTKPGQRLLVAKGGWHGLGNTRFKSSINRAPRQTTKGKPGELRELRMEIQVLADVGLLGLPNAGKSTLIRAVSAAKPKVADYPFTTLIPNLGVVRVRGEKSFVVADIPGVIEGAAEGAGLGIKFLKHLSRCRILLHLVDIAPLDESDPVYHANAIVQELGKFSPQLAEKPRWLVLNKLDLLPTPEEAEARCQDIIDRLGWTGPVFKIAGINKTGTEELCFKIMDYLDSLPKEAPSAAIAAEEIPWELKQRPEPTPDEIEEWDDPEWADAEWADEADLDEGDADDFDDEDDEPEQKA
- the rpsT gene encoding 30S ribosomal protein S20, whose translation is MANIKSAKKRARQAENARQRNTAQRSMLRTYIKKVIKAIEAGDKVAAQAAFTSAQPIIDSAAGKGLIHANKAARHKSRLAGHIKAMA
- the murJ gene encoding murein biosynthesis integral membrane protein MurJ; amino-acid sequence: MAGHLLRSGSIVSAMTLISRVLGLAREVVVANLMGAGMAADLFFVAQKIPNFLRRLFAEGAFSQAFIPVLSEYETKRSRADVLMLLNKVSGTLGLILLALTVVVVVAAPAVMTVYAPGFRNEPGKFELATTLLRITFPYLLFISLTAFAGSVLNSIGKFAVPAITPVFLSICQIIAALAVAPGLEAQSMALAWSIFVAGLVQLAFNLPFLWKEGLLPRPQWGWKDEGVQRILKLMVPAMFAVSVTQTSLLLDVVFVSFLQEKSVSWLYYADRLLEFPLGIFGIAIATVVLPSLSRQHAAEDAADFNKTMDWGLRLLVFIGLPATLGLILLSDGLVTTIYQRGAFTPADVYQVRWALIAYSIGLLSFMSVKVLATGFFARQNSRTPVRIAIISVVFNMICNAILIWPFEFVGLALATTVSSSLNAFLLYRGLRRSGGYQPQPGWARWWLKVLLACAVMSALLLALHPGTERWLASGSLARIGWLVMLVTVGGAGYLLTLLGLGVRLRHLKGHA
- the ribF gene encoding bifunctional riboflavin kinase/FAD synthetase, whose product is MLLLRGHSRPPANWSGCVATIGNFDGVHLGHQALLQRLQQEGTRRQLPTLVVLFEPHPQEFFCSTERPAPARLLTLREKLACLREQGITAVQLLRFNSALASLAAEDFISVYLQQRLNVQHLVIGDDFRFGHQRRGDFAMLQAATSFSCEASATVVSDGERVSSTAVRQALASEQFARAARLLGRPYTFSGKVAHGDARGRLLGFPTANLRLHRRVLPLHGVFAVHVHGLGPKPLPGVANIGNRPTVGGTEPRCETHLLDFSGDLYGRQISVEPLRKLRGEQRFDGLDALRAQIARDAEQARQFFAGA